From the genome of Planifilum fimeticola, one region includes:
- a CDS encoding molybdopterin-binding protein has protein sequence MKSRLKEVPVGEAVGLVLAHDLTVIDPGKYKGPLFRKGHRIRREDIEELLRIGKEHVYVLELAEGELHEDEAAERIARAAAGPHLGRTEPKEGKVNLVAQVRGLLRIDVEAVTAINRVEQVALSTLRTHTPVEKGQTVAATRVIPLVFPEASIREVEDIAVRRDRPVVEVVPFRPHRVGIVTTGSEVYHGRIRDRFGPVVREKVEKYGSTVVGQTFATDDKEMIRDQIRAFVDQGVDMVLVTSGMSVDPDDRTPGAIASLGAEIITYGTPILPGTMLMIAYYRGIPVLGLPGCVLHDPVTSFDHFLPRILAGEKITREDVVTQGHGGLLHSC, from the coding sequence ATGAAAAGCCGGTTGAAGGAAGTGCCCGTCGGTGAAGCGGTGGGATTGGTGCTGGCGCACGATTTGACGGTGATCGATCCGGGGAAATACAAGGGTCCCCTGTTCCGCAAAGGGCATCGGATCCGCCGGGAGGATATCGAGGAGCTGCTCCGGATCGGCAAGGAGCATGTATACGTGTTGGAACTGGCCGAGGGAGAGCTGCACGAGGACGAGGCGGCGGAACGGATTGCCCGGGCGGCCGCCGGCCCCCATCTCGGCCGGACAGAGCCGAAGGAGGGGAAAGTGAACCTGGTCGCGCAGGTGCGGGGTTTGCTCCGGATCGACGTGGAGGCGGTGACGGCCATCAACCGGGTGGAGCAGGTGGCGCTGTCGACGCTCCGAACCCACACACCGGTGGAAAAGGGGCAGACCGTCGCGGCGACCCGGGTAATCCCCCTGGTTTTTCCGGAAGCGTCCATCCGGGAGGTGGAGGATATCGCCGTCCGCCGGGACCGGCCGGTGGTGGAGGTGGTTCCCTTTCGCCCGCACCGGGTCGGCATCGTCACCACCGGGAGCGAGGTGTATCACGGACGGATCCGGGACCGCTTCGGCCCGGTCGTCCGGGAAAAGGTGGAGAAGTACGGGTCGACGGTGGTGGGGCAGACCTTCGCCACCGACGACAAGGAGATGATCCGGGATCAGATCCGGGCCTTCGTGGATCAGGGGGTGGACATGGTCCTGGTGACCAGCGGGATGTCCGTCGATCCCGATGACCGGACCCCGGGGGCGATCGCTTCCCTGGGAGCGGAGATCATCACCTATGGTACGCCGATTCTGCCCGGCACGATGCTGATGATCGCCTACTACCGGGGGATTCCCGTTTTGGGGCTGCCGGGTTGCGTCCTCCACGATCCCGTCACCTCCTTCGACCATTTCCTTCCCCGCATTCTGGCCGGGGAAAAAATCACCCGGGAAGACGTGGTCACCCAGGGGCACGGCGGATTGCTCCACTCCTGCTGA
- a CDS encoding 5-formyltetrahydrofolate cyclo-ligase, with protein sequence MSEQKRMLRRRMLDLRESLSPEQVRRESLAVCERLVRHPVFKEGETILFYFPFRKEVDVRPAMEEAWSAGKRVVLPKADPATKSLSFFSLRRGEPLVSGSYGIPEPSGKASAKIPPGAIDLVVVPGVAFDERGYRLGYGGGYYDRFFSRHPGPFKRIGVAYSFQVVPTVCPEEHDQRLDGLITPSKTLSF encoded by the coding sequence ATGTCGGAACAAAAGCGCATGCTTCGCCGGCGCATGCTGGACCTGAGGGAATCCCTCTCCCCGGAACAGGTGCGCCGGGAATCCCTGGCCGTCTGTGAGCGGCTGGTCCGTCACCCCGTCTTTAAAGAAGGGGAGACGATCCTGTTTTACTTTCCCTTCCGGAAGGAAGTGGATGTCCGGCCGGCGATGGAGGAGGCCTGGTCGGCGGGGAAGCGGGTGGTTCTCCCCAAGGCGGATCCCGCGACCAAATCCCTCTCCTTCTTCTCGCTCCGCAGGGGGGAACCGTTGGTTTCGGGATCCTACGGCATACCGGAACCGTCCGGAAAAGCGTCGGCGAAAATTCCTCCCGGGGCGATCGACCTGGTGGTGGTTCCCGGCGTCGCCTTCGATGAGCGGGGATACCGGCTCGGATACGGCGGAGGATATTACGATCGCTTTTTCTCCCGTCATCCGGGGCCATTCAAGCGGATCGGGGTGGCCTATTCCTTTCAGGTGGTGCCGACCGTCTGCCCGGAAGAGCACGATCAGCGGTTGGACGGGTTGATCACGCCGTCCAAGACCCTCTCATTCTAG